Below is a genomic region from Nilaparvata lugens isolate BPH chromosome 8, ASM1435652v1, whole genome shotgun sequence.
TACTGATATAATGAAAGATAATCCATatgtgaaatataattgaaaatgattacaaaaaattaatatagattATTTATCTATAACAATATCTAAAAGACAAAATTGAGACAATTAAACCGAAACTGCAAGCGGCCATGAAATCTCAACTGAATACAAAAGGCAGTGGGATGCAGACACCAGAACACAACAACAGCTgacagaaataaaaattgtcaactaacctaaaaacaaaatgaatgagtAACCTAAAACTGAAAACTGGTAAGTGAGATATAACACTCATTTGAATTACTCTCTACATGATCAATTCAGTTTCAAAAACTCGGAACATACAATCTTTGGGGACgaaatttcactttccactctgtaaatgtattcacagtgaacataacctactattactgagactgtgttgtagaatatttgtATCATTGTTATTCTATTTACTTAAGGTCTCTATCATGGATTGTAACCATTCTATAACCGTTTTAATTAAtgctggatccgccatttttaatCGGCCATCACGCGGCTCAGTAGCGACTCTCAAATGCGCATCAAGTAGTTCGGTCATCCTGAGATACCCTAGAATCAGAATATTTGGGTCTGTTTCCATCTCCACAAAGTGCCCACGAAACCGTGTTTTCGAGCCATAAGAAGCCGGACTATAGGgatgataaatttataaaacagtGAAAGTTTATGACCAGTTACCTGTTGAATATCATCAACTTGATTCTTCGAGACTATGGCCTGGATGAAAAAACTTGGATCATTAGGTCGGCCATTGTCCATCAAGGTGAATAACTCAGACAAGAAATAAGCGATCTGTGTGTTGGACAGGCTGACTATGATATACTCCATGACCTGAACCCGAATCGCATATTTAGCATTATCCAGCATTTTAGATACCAGGCTGTCTTCTCTTACTCTTGTCTTGAAGACAGTTTTCATCTGTTCAAAAGTGGCTTTCAAAAGGGCCACTGACGCTTCATCATCACTACCTGACCCCTCACTCTGAACTCTGGTCTTACTTATTTCCAGACCAGTTTTGATAGCAGTTTTCATCAGACTCAGTTCTTCTGGTGTGTAATCATTTGCGAAATGACGTGCAAAGCAATGCTGAACTATCAAGCCACGTACAACGTTTGCCAATACGACGTTTTCGAGAAGTTTTCTGTTTTCTTCAATGAGTCGGTTCAGCTTTTCGTCTTTCAAGTTTTCAAGGTTTGTGGAAACATCTAGCCATGTGATTTGTGGTAGATCGTAAATGATGTAAGGAAAGTCGTCTACGGAAAATGTAACTTCAGTATCTGATTTATCATCGCTGCCAGCCTAAAAATACATAGAAAGATGAACAAATTGTTTAATATAACATAAAAAGGTCTAATATATGAGCTAAAATTGATCTGAACATCTGCTGGAGTCTGCTGGAGTCGAGAACGgattagtatctcataaaaaaatgtgattccaaggttggtgtgattgggaatcctactcaatttgaaaatactactttaccatgactttaaaaatctggtccgtcATCTTGGATCCGACATGTTGAATGCaactgtattttttcaaataggaaggttGTCATACGATAAATGGAttcaatacggaatttcaagacaaaatgaatgatgaaaactGCACaccgatatctcaaaccgtttagaagatattcacattataaatcaataccatgcaaatcagaaatgaaatacataatacACCGGCTGGCCCggtgaacttcgtaccgccaaatagttaatagatctcatgacaaactttagctggatgcacacctgaggaggcgcgatgcagCATTTTGCATTCAggtgcttattggtttgaatggaataaCTCACACACATTGAATCGGGCATCGCGTGGagcggtgtgataaggcaatctcaataagatcaacactttgtatcaccaagccgcgcctcctcagatgtgcttagccttagcttgaTATGATGcattatattttcatgaaaattatccaacaatcagtatttacatttatgaaCTTCTCATGTGCtcagttagttgtgcagcagtttgtattttcagTTATAGTTGAATGCTGCTTGCCGGGAATTCttcttgctgctgattttcccgtgcatattcttaatttacagcatttcgagttcaacgacccaagtttggacgtcgttcgtaccgcggcattatcaagaattaaaattttgtgaattagtagaaagagaaagaaaaacagatctactaTACCGACGGCTggtggatgacgcaatgattataacacctgatttttatttctgtgtgtggccagctcacaaaatATTCTctcataaggattacatgcaaactttgaaggacTGTGGGAGAGAGTCCTGAAGtcgaattataaatttgatagaccaTAAACCAAACCTAGTCCTTAACATAAcgaacaaaactgaaaaaaatcatcaaattcggtgcacacatgaaaaagtcattgaaagtcaaaatttgaggctcgacttttatttatatagataatacgtggtattaattaataatataaatatcttTAAAACGGtctgagatatcgatgtgcggccttcaccattcattttttcttaaaatttcgtatcgaactcatgtattgcatgaccacccTCTCATTAAAAattaagttgcattcaatatggcggatccaagaagTCTTAATTTTTTTAGCATCTGAAGTtaacagctgtaataaacatgtcACTCTGTGATGAATTGTATACTGGTATTAGCCTCTGCAGTCGCTCTGTTGTCAAAAGTACAATAGTagcagtttttttgctgcacagaACTATTGAATGGAGTGGTGTCAGTGGATGAGTCACCTATGCTAGAAATCTGGTCAGTCATCTTGGATCTgcaattttgaatgcaactttatttcattaaatatttggtccggtagatttttagttctgcgagtgagtgagtgagtcagtcagtcagtcagtcagtcagtgagtgagtgccatttcgcttttatatatatagataaaataaagttgaattcaaaatggccgatccaagatggcggaccagatttctaAAGTCATTgcaaagtagtattttcaaattgagtagGATTTTCAATCACACCAACCTTGGAATCACATTTTTTAAGGATACTAAGCCGTTTTCGGCCTTTTTTCTTACTTTTcttctttgaatagtattgattaataatgtgaatatcttcgaaacggtttgagatatcgatatgccgttttcgccattctttttttcttgacattctgtatcgaaatcatgtttTGCAAgaccaccttctcattaaaagattaagttgcattcaatatggctgaccagatttttaaattcttaattttttttagcatctaaagttaacagctgtaataaacatgtcactctgtgataaattgtgtactggtattagcCTCTGCAGTCActctgttgtaaaaagtacaatagtatcagtttttttgctgcacaaaaatATGGAATGgagtggtgtcagtgaatgagtcacctatgcattccaaaactttccccccatcactccactgagtatTTTGTCATCAAGGAAATCTATAGATCATGGAAAtttaaaatgtgaatgtgtgtgatTGATAAAAGATATTGATTTGAAACAGAATattgatttgtagaataatatcatACATCTATAATGTACTGAGAATTTGACATCCAAGTATCAAAAAGGTATttacgagtttgaaaatttcgttttttttGAAGAAGCAACTAAGGTATATTTACAGTTGTTaagttgcaatacttattcataagATGGAAGGAATAAtgagatataatattattcaattgctggtaaatccatacTAATTGAATGATAATTCTTTTGGTGCTATCTGccattctggagagcctagcgcaggcgacagttgaggcctcttttttaggagtcctctacggtcgcaggtctcgactgtcggggctgtacaaaaataattagagaggcctcaactgtcgcctaacgcaggcgacatttgaggcctctttttcaggaatcctctaccgtcgctgatctcgactgtcgcaggactcttctgtcgtttgccccGTTTGACTCGACCCGCCTCATTCGACATCGACCCAGtcgcagtatcaaccgagcaatggttcagtctttaggcacagtatggaaactcggGTACTGgcacaaaaatccgccatcttgttaggaagttccgcattgtaatattgtaatagtattgatgggaggttcggaccactttactgatccggatcaattgatctcgttcactgccacgagccaatcaaaagaccaggattggaactttctaaggtcacgtgacgtttctagtatttgtgccatgtaaaaaACATCGGTTGGATAGGcttttgattgacagtttccattctgtatctattctgtgctTTAGGTGTCATTTAGTCGCGActgtgcataagtcgcactgtgcataagatagggaaagactgtatacggggactgtaaacgaaccaataacacagaattaatggatttgcttgatgtaccttattgggctatgaaatggttatcatcaaatgttcataggcgtaaaataatccaagaagatggaaaaagtaattatacaatttaatatgttttgacagtaaacagagtacataacacttggaaaattggatgttgtgcAAAATACAACActcgactgctcgtgtgattgagaagggcgcgactaccggaaggttaaaacggtagtttggagttgaagtgtagttgattagtaccagctgtagatgatggttccttagaagacctacacaaataatatttatcactcccctatctgAGGAAACCggaaaatgtttaaaaaaattatttacctcatgaaagagagttgttcatattgcatccatcaattactgaagaatgacagaatagtttacattttttttaaatttagcttaACTTATATTCATCCttaaatggaagatggaaagaatatggaattctgtgaagaatatggaattctgtgtgattcatcgtacatcgcatatttcctggaccacctggaccatctattgacaatcaacaactatgaaaacattcaattcatctgtgaaacactgatttaacccaccgtgtctattttttttaattcaacactttactgatgtTATATTACTatcaatagattgaaaacaatatgttttcggaataatgaatgctgcatgactaagcacatggGAAGTCCGTTTTGAGTTgtagataaaaatattgattgtcagataaatttcataattcaccaaataaagtcaagtgtgacatgagatacattgacttcatggcggtacgaagttcgccgggtaagctatttataaataaagctttattattaatagtcaacgctgaaaaaagacaggctcatcCAATCAcaaggaatactataaattttatgagggaccagtaagccattaattttgagaagttcaatcacttccattatggacactgtcTTGACTGGATACATTAAGGACAATCAATAcgcatgaaatttattagccacggaaaaaaaatttgattgcagtgaccccgactactacaataacggatcaaatataaggagttactcacatctctcatcaactcgtccttttcatttacaaaatattaacaaaaaatacatatttataagttatattgaatgaactcacggctagtagcCTACTTAAGTTTGTCTtcttctggccgtgctacaaataaaacaatgtaggtatatgtttgacattttgtttttgtaatcttgttgtccattaaaaaagttttcaatgtgatttttgatggcaataaaatttgaatttgaaaaaagaatcatcaacaaactcctaaccaaagaaaatctatgTGCTCttttctaatcggaatgtatgagactccataattatacagctgatagaaggcgcaaaccgaactggccaagcatacaacaatggaataCACACGTGGCAAGCTTGCGCTCTCGattaacaaaaaatcaattcgatcagctgattcatgagattattttaagctttccaatgattaaaacatatgttagaatatcatgtgtcaattatctcagttccataatatgacgttcaccttaccatgttcataaccttacttagtAGGATCCTTTTCCATTTTTTGAAATCCTTGGAGtgaaaatatctcaaaatccgttcttagtgcgcgtctagcatgattgaataatatttgtgcaaagttttgaGTCTGAAGGCCAATTATCATAGTTTGAGCTTtggtgtgattttacatcaaaattttcgaaaaaatccCTCTCCtcaacccccctgtgctcctgatcggtATTTTTCTGAATAGATCTAATATtgtttcgtagctgaacaagaAAGTTcttcatgactttgctgtgcaatgagcggttaaccctacagagacacacttactttatgctaacacagtggacacactggggtgttgaacacccaaatttaattttgcatgtttgtttgaaaaatatgaagaaaaaagtacttagcccatacttcatcatttctcaatcatttttgttccaagtgcatacagaaatcggaagtaaagcactgcttatcaatatttatactaattttagaagtacgtatgttccgcctgagtgttggagctcctaatctggTTTGAAGGAATgattgatcattgccaatgacaacttcatacTTCATCAAAagctcacgtctcttcattttattgttttgaacctcaagttgtagagaatcatagcatttattccaatctgatccatcatcccataccacattcgtagtggtcaatacaagtaaatctttgtaaaaaagtatttgataaaagtcctacgtaaaagacactctgaggtgttagacaccccaaacgaaaaacaagatgagctggtgaccttgtagaattctattactgactggaagtggtggagagcagTTGACAATGcttcaaacctaatttagactagGCAAAAATTCTCATCTGTTtaatattgtcaactgcagaacagaagaaaaaatccccggggtgtgaaacaccccagtgtgtctctttagggttaaacattacaaaatttttggggggccccagctccctcaggggggaaaaattgtgaaaatcctttcttagttgatgttttgaggctaccataaacatttgtgcaaaattttaagtttttaggctcagtagtttgggctgtggtgtgatttcagtctataggggcttagccttttatagatatagattagTTAATCATAGTGATATCTTCgatattctattctaggaaatttataatactatttcaaaattaaaataacttACTGCAATCGCATGAgtcgaaaatattataatagtggAGAAAATAATTGATACTTTCATCTTGAACTGAAACTATTAGATCTGTTAAACAGTCAATGGCCAACGACAATTTATAGTCAAGTTTCTTCAACAATTACACCAatcagaataatattattgatcatttgtAATGACGTCAATGTTTTAATGGGACTTCCACAAACTGTGTAAACAAAGCATCCGGCGTTTCAGTACAAGTTGATTATGACAATACTTTGCGGTTTCAAAAATTCACAACAAACTGAAATAATGTTGAAGTATCCAAAATTTTAGTGAAAAACCTATAGTATTCCGTATCTAAAACCACTTGAAATTCAATCGAACTGAGTTAATCATGTAATTTAATCAATATCACGACTTGTTTCAATCTAAAAAATCCAGGatgttgatgaaaaattaatcgagaatgAGAGAGCCCCCCAATAAATTTTTGATGGAATTTCTCCAGTTTTTCTTTCCCACTCAAAGCTACATGTAGTTGGTATCGTGTTTTGTTATTAGTGGAGCAAATAGCTTCAACAGACGATCGAAAAATGGCTaaaagattataataaaaatattaagaataaTGCACATACAGTTGTACTGCCAATCCCTGATCAAGGGGTTGACCCAGAACTTTCGTTTGTCACACTTTTCTGCTTTCACCAATCACCACGACAGAATCACAGTAATATTCTTCGTGAATCCTAAGTGATACATTCTATTGGTGTGCATGCGTATATGAAACGCATCTCATGAAATATGATTCATGCAACGCGTCTCCTCTGTTTGCATTGCGCCTAAGAATTTAGTCGAACAAACTTATATTTTAGTGGAAAGCTATCAATTTTCCCCCCACTCAATAGTTATTCTCAAGCTGCGTAGAAACTTGAGCGCCAAGAACACGCGCattatttcacttttcaaaagtTGATTATATccgtatttgtacagaaactaGAAGTTGAagatacagagtgggtgaaaagtccgagaacggcttaatatttcATACACAAGGGTAATTTGAAGGTGGGTGTGATTtaggatcctactcaaatttgaaatactactttactatgactttaaaaatctgattCGCCATCTtggatacaatttttttttaaatacgaAGGTGGTCATGCGGCTCCTCTGTTTCTGTCATAGAttctattctgttccacagttttctgtctcttgcagtcgttaactatatatctatagtaaagtaaagaactggcttattcacgtaagggataggaaaattatgtttgacgcacgtaagggataggaaaattatgtttgacgcatgatcgcgtctgaactactggactgattaacttgaaattttacagattcttaattaaccgatgATGGTTAAAATAGGGCATAGACccaatttcaattcttcaaaatttcattacgtcaagttttcagtttgtcaagttttaatagACAATtgaggagcacgggttacctgatagttCCAAATGAGTGCTGTATATAATCTGTATATAAGAAAGATGTGATGAATATTGCAGCATTTAGCCTCGATATGGCCGATCAAGTCTTGTTTTGAGGTTTGATTACTTTTTATAATAGTGGAAGTGGAATTGGCTATTGTTAAcctcaaaattataataattgagtcTTCCAATACGGTACGAAAGAATTAGACTATTCAGGATTTCCAGAGGTCTTCTTCTCAAGAAATAAACTTTTTAGAGACAAGGTTATTGAAACTAGATTAGATTTTCAAATGCCCCATCCGGAGTGATATGTGGAGAGACCATATCGAGTCTTCTCCAAAATAAATATTGGTGTTCAAACCTCTCTCTATAGAGTCTTCTGGGATCCCCAGCATGCTTTTTAAAAGCCCATAAATTCCTTATCATTTCCTTATTGTTGATAAACTTCTTGACCTAATTCTCCTTATACCATGTATTCTATGAACttcaaattcttctatgatCACAAAAACTAGGTATCAAATATAAAATTCCGTAGATGGGATTACAAATAATAAGTCACTCATGACCTAGAGATAACGTATTGCAACTCATAATAAAATTGCTTGTGAAATGGTATGAATTTCTCTCCGGATGGCTTCCTTGTAGCGACATCACAAATAGTTCTCCTGACCAGTTGTCCTG
It encodes:
- the LOC111048642 gene encoding uncharacterized protein LOC111048642 isoform X2 — its product is MKVSIIFSTIIIFSTHAIAAGSDDKSDTEVTFSVDDFPYIIYDLPQITWLDVSTNLENLKDEKLNRLIEENRKLLENVVLANVVRGLIVQHCFARHFANDYTPEELSLMKTAIKTGLEISKTRVQSEGSGSDDEASVALLKATFEQMKTVFKTRVREDSLVSKMLDNAKYAIRVQVMEYIIVSLSNTQIAYFLSELFTLMDNGRPNDPSFFIQAIVSKNQVDDIQQEKSFIQSPPRKDLVKYFGSCVPYVEMYSMHENHQGSLDYLNKVIENNCRIYWLSNKCLGVKARLVLNLAHETILKHGVRTITNVIRRMGYNAIKFKTDDHLSRNFINILNSHGLKSKVAEMELSEEEISTINDILSRIIMEIAEVSSTNKSMFMMLRIIFDMIEDGEATQKVKFVLNVV